From the genome of Cyanobium sp. ATX 6F1:
ACCTCCCCGGAACACGCTGCCGTGATGATCACCGAGGCGGTGGTTCAGAACCCTGGCAACTACCCGGATTGCGGCCGCTACCTGGGTTCCCTCTACGAAAAATCCGCAACTCCCGCAACCACCAGCTCCAGCGGCGAGGCAGCCGGTCCCACTCCGATCAGCAGCATCGGCACCCGCCCCCCGACGAACAGCGGTGCCCCCCGGCCGAACCGCTACAACTACTGAACCAGCCGCTCACCAGCGGCTCAGCAACTCCCGCGCCATTGCCGGCATGCTCCGGCGCTCCAGCAGTTGGCTGATGCGTTCGGCCTTGGTGGCGATCAGCCCGTCGACGAACTGATCGGCCACCCCCAATTGCAGCCAATGGCAGGTGAGGCCGCCCTCCATGCCAAGGCGATGGCAGCGGTCCTCCGCCTGTTCCGTGTCCCCGGGGGTCCAGGGGCGTTCGATCAGCACCACGTGGCCGGCCCGGTGCAGGGTGTAGCCCAGGCCGCCAGCCCCGAAGGTGGCGATCAAGAGCGGGTGAGCGCCCGCCTGAAAAGCCTCCACCTGCCGCTGGCGCTCGTCCGGCGGTTGACGACCTGTGAGCAGGGCCCCGCCCAACTGACGCTGCAGCAAATCGGCCGTGGCCACGAAGGCGGTGAACACCACCACTGATTCGCCCTTCTCCAGCAATCCGGCCACCAGCGCGGCGGCGGCGGGCAGCTTGTACTCGGAACCGATCTGGCGCAGGGCCGTGAGCACCGCCAGGGCCTCCGCATCCCGTCGCACCTCGCCTCGGGCGGCCCGCAGCCGGTAATCGTCCACCTTGAGTTGCAGGCGGTGCTGAAAGCCGCGGCCCTGGATCTCCTCCAGCGCCACCGGGAGGAAGCGGCGACACTTGGGCGGCAGATCAAGGCAACTCTGCTTGGAACGGTGCAACACCAGGGGGCGGCTCAGGCGCTGGAGCTCCTGGAGCTGACTGGCTCCGAGGGCATGCCAACGCTGAAGGCCATCGATCTCCCGCCAGTGACCCGCGCAGTAGCTCTCCTCGAACGCCCGTTGATCCAGCCCCAGGGGGTGACCGATGGCCGCCAGCAAAGGGAACAGTTGGGCCGGCCGGCCGTTCTTCATCGGCGTACCGCTGAGCAGCCAGATCGCCCGCAGGCGCGGGTGACGGGCCAGGCGCAGAAATCGCTGGGTGCGCTGGGAATTGAGGTTCTGGGCGTAGTGGGCCTCATCGGCGATCAACACCGTGCCCGCCGGTGGCAGGGCCTGCGGCAAGCGCGACCAGCTGTGCAGTTCGATCTCCAAGGGGAGCCCGGCGGCCTCCTGACGCCAGAGCCCATGGAGCCCCACAGGCGCGATCACCAGCACGCGACAAGCGGTGACGCGCGCCAGGGCTCGGGCGGCCATCAGGGCCGTCAGGGTCTTACCCAGACCCATGGCATCGGCCAACACCGCGCCCCGCCGGGCCAGGAGCCAACGCACGGCGCTGCGCTGGTGGCTCAACAGGGAGCGTCCATCCGCCAGGGGCGCTCGCAGCTGGGCTTCGGCCACCAGCTCCCGAAGGGGAGGGAGGGGTGGCAAGGGCTGCTCGAGCCAAGCGAACCAGCGGGCCAGTTCGGGATCGAGAGCAAAGCGATCACCGAACCGGTCCTGAAGCAGACGAGCCGCCTGAAGGGGAAACTCCCAACATCCCCGGCGCGGCCGCCAGTGGCCCCGGGGCCGAATCGCCCGCAACTGAGCCTGGGTGACGGCATCGAAGGGCAGCACCACCTCAATCAAACCGGACGGTCCCAACCGCATCAGACAACGCTGGTGGGTAGGCGTGCCCGTGGTCACGCCGGTGCTCGGGGAGCTGGTGGAAGCGCTCAGCGGATCCCTGCCAACTGAGCTGACTGTAAATCTAAATCCCCCAGGCCAGAAAACAACAAGCGTCCAGCAAACCGGAAAAATGCAGTCTTCGACACATTGACAAGCCAGTGGTCAAGGCCACACTTGCCCCAACCGAGGCATGCCGATGCACGCGAGGGATGGGGTTTTCCTTGAGGATCTCTGCCCCAAGTTTCGTGTTCGACGTTGGCGACAATCCCTTCATAAGTTCACTGATCAAAGTTGTATCTATTGCGGCTGCACTTCTGAATCCATCGACCATGTGCTGCCCCGCAGCCGCGGCGGATTGAGTGTCACCGAAAACTGCGTGCCCGCCTGCCTGGCGTGCAACGGCCATAAGAGCGACGCCGATGCCTTCGAGTGGTACCGCCAGCAGCGCTTCTATGACCCCCGTCGGGCCATGGCCATCCGGGCCTGGATGGACGGTGATCTGCGCCTCGCCCTGAGGCTGCTGCAATGGGTCAGACCCGAAGCAACGCCTACTGGGCCACGGGAGCTGCAACGCAAGCACGGTCCCATGGTTCAGGCCGCTGACAGTTCCGGCTGGAGCCTCCAGGCTGCCTGAATCACCAGACGCGGCAGGCGGCTGCACCGTTGTGGCGCTGGCAGATCGAGGCCTGCTCACCGGGCTGCTCAGGAGCCACGAGAGCGGCCACCAGCATCAGCACCAGGGCCAGACCAAGGGCCGTGGTGCCGGTCCCAGCAGCGAAGGCCTGCGGCTGGCGACCGCGATGACGCCGGACCACCGGCCGGGCGGCCGGCATAGCCACGGGAATGCGCACGTGTGCAGTAGAGAAGCAGGAGGCGGTCATGACCACAGATCATTACTGATACATCTGTACTCATGTCGACTGAACCTGTCAACCCCCTTCCCTCGCCGGTCGCTCTCACCCAGGCCCCTGAAGGTCTCAGGGGCGGCAAGTTGCTGGTGCTGGGCGGTGGTTACACCGGTGAGCGCTTCGCCCGGGCCGTGGCCGCCCTCGGGGTGCCCGTCGTGTTGACCCGCCGGCAACCCCCACGACCCGCGCCCCCCGTTCAGCCCTTGATCAGCTGGGATGTCTTCGACGGGGAGAAAGGCCTGCTGCCCTCGGACGAGGCCTG
Proteins encoded in this window:
- a CDS encoding DEAD/DEAH box helicase: MRLGPSGLIEVVLPFDAVTQAQLRAIRPRGHWRPRRGCWEFPLQAARLLQDRFGDRFALDPELARWFAWLEQPLPPLPPLRELVAEAQLRAPLADGRSLLSHQRSAVRWLLARRGAVLADAMGLGKTLTALMAARALARVTACRVLVIAPVGLHGLWRQEAAGLPLEIELHSWSRLPQALPPAGTVLIADEAHYAQNLNSQRTQRFLRLARHPRLRAIWLLSGTPMKNGRPAQLFPLLAAIGHPLGLDQRAFEESYCAGHWREIDGLQRWHALGASQLQELQRLSRPLVLHRSKQSCLDLPPKCRRFLPVALEEIQGRGFQHRLQLKVDDYRLRAARGEVRRDAEALAVLTALRQIGSEYKLPAAAALVAGLLEKGESVVVFTAFVATADLLQRQLGGALLTGRQPPDERQRQVEAFQAGAHPLLIATFGAGGLGYTLHRAGHVVLIERPWTPGDTEQAEDRCHRLGMEGGLTCHWLQLGVADQFVDGLIATKAERISQLLERRSMPAMARELLSRW
- a CDS encoding HNH endonuclease gives rise to the protein MHARDGVFLEDLCPKFRVRRWRQSLHKFTDQSCIYCGCTSESIDHVLPRSRGGLSVTENCVPACLACNGHKSDADAFEWYRQQRFYDPRRAMAIRAWMDGDLRLALRLLQWVRPEATPTGPRELQRKHGPMVQAADSSGWSLQAA
- a CDS encoding serine protease inhibitor; amino-acid sequence: MTASCFSTAHVRIPVAMPAARPVVRRHRGRQPQAFAAGTGTTALGLALVLMLVAALVAPEQPGEQASICQRHNGAAACRVW